aaagaagaaggaaaggaGATGAGATGAGATCACGTGACGTTGGTAAGTAAAGACAATAAAATGTTACGATATACaaacaaaacattaaatgatCATGTCTCTTgtttgacaatttttttttgtatgaatAGCACCCTTAGTTTGAAGTTAATTTTGTGTGAATGGTGGGCAGCCATTAAATTGGCCGGAAGTTAGTACATTAATTTCACGCGTAATAGACGCAGAAATTAGGATTTTGTATTTCTATACATAGCACTCTTTAGGTTGTGATGAAACATAATTTATATAGAAATCAATTTAAGTTTATATTATTCCTTCTAAGTTTAATTCCTTTCTCTCCAAAGTTTATTATTTCTAGCACTATTGTTTTATGCACTTCGATTAATTAATTGCTTCCGCTAAATTAATCGTAATACCTCCAACAGTTTCATACTTATCCTTTGCAAATATCGATCGTAGAGAGTTATCACCACATTCAGTTCTTTTCACTTCTAATTTCATTCATTGGAAAAGTGAATTAAATTGTTATTTTTTAGGTTCAAAAGCATAAAAAAAACTGTTAGCTATCAAGGAGGTTTTTTGGTTAAAACATAATAGGTTGTCCAATGTACTAAATCAAGTCAGATTGTCTAGCTATTTTAAATGTAGCTTAGAGCATCCTTAGGGGAGGTTATTACCTCCAAtgccaaatattcacaaataaCCCACACAAATAACATACAACTATATTACTCTCTTACTTTTAATTTTTGTGGGACCCATTTGTCATAAAACACTATACATTTACTCAATTaatatataactaataatttgTACCCAACACAATATTTattcaacaaaataattaactcaatattaaatatattataaagtcCATAAAACAACTTCATTTAAATacataatattacataaaacataattaatgtagcaaatcaaataaaagataCAATAACATAATTAAAGAAAATCATACTTCGAGTCGATGTGTGCGCAAATTTTTTTCTGTCGTAACAGTTGCTCAACATCCATTCCCGAAGTATCTTTGTCGAGAATTTCGAAATCTTTTTGTTTCATTTGTTGTTCTTGAACCCGAAGAAAATTTATCACATGTTGCACTAAATCTTGGTTTGTTTTAACTTTTTGCAATTGTATTTCTTTATAGAATTCCTCATCTATATTTTGAGAAGATCCACTcgcttttttttccttttgccACTTTCTGGCCTATTGGACGTTGAGGAAACGATTGTACATCATTGCCACTTTCACTTGCTGAACTGTAATGTCCCGATGCAGAAAGTTTCGTTCTCTTTGAGGAACCTCCATcatattgtttttctttaaaaGCGAGCCATTTAGATTCGTTTTTCATTATTTCCCAACAATGAACAAATGAAATTTGGAGCCATACCTGTGAAGGTAGAGTTGTTCGGCCTTCTCAATAATTTGTGCATCGGAATGGCCGCTCAGTTTCAAATGAAAAATCTCGGCGTAACACCCAACAAAATCAGAGACTGTTTTactaattttgtaaaatttaacGGAAGTCGTATTTTCTTTTGGTAAACAAGGTCCTTCTGGCTTATACACGTTGAACTGATTAGTGATTCGCTTCCAAAAATCACCGATTCATTGATCCGTACCAACGACTTCATCGTTTGCAATTGATAACCAAGTATTGCATAAAAACTTTTCAAGTGTAGTATTCCACTTGAACCTCGGTGTTGAACTGACCACTGGTTGTGCCTGGGTTTCGGTTACCTCAATGACTTCATCGTTTGCAATTTGAACTGGCCCAGAATGCTCCATTCGTGTAGTTTCATTAGTAAAAGGGCCACGAGGATAGTTTTGGAGGTTTGGTAGATATTGCATATACGGATAGTATTGGGGGTTCGGTGGATATTGCATATACGGATCATAAAAGGGTCGTGATGTAGGCCTAATCGGAGGATTTTGTGTTTCGGGATACTGAGTGTTTGGAACCTGAGAATAATATTGGCTAAAATTATCTTGATTATTCTCCATTTAGAAATAAAATGTAATTGAAATTGAGATAGAATAAGAAGATAAGTGTAGTGATAAATGAGAAATTATAGTGTATTTATAGTGTTAATATGAAATTTTACCCGTTGAATACAAATTTTTGAAACAGATATAAAATTACCGTTTATTATTACCGTTGTAAATATATAAaagcattttttatatttatgtatATGATATTCCTGATTTGACAaggttttaaaatatttaaaaaataaaagtttatagTTTCAATACATTTGCAGGATGAATTGATTGTTATTACTTTTGGTAATTTACTAATTACAGTAACAACACTCATAGTGGTTggtaataatttatttagaaaaGTAACAAGCAAAGATGAGCCATTAGGGATGCTCTTAGAGCTTCAACTTGATTTTTCTTACTTTGCGAAGCTAGTAGATGATTGTATTTCTCTTTTGAAATATTTAGAAAACTGCTATATTTCTTTTGCAGAACTTTTATGAATTCAACGGCTCATAGTTTGGTTAGAGTTGTTCATTCAAAGTTTGTTCGGTGGAAAGTGACATGTCCATCTTCATTTCTTGTCATGTTTATCCTTTAGATTCttcttaataaatttaattaaaaaaatagaaaaacttaatatagatatataatttatatataaagtatatataattttattaatgatTTTGAGAATCTTTATAGAGTTGGAGATTCATTTTCGTCCAATTACTTTTTTGGAGATTCTCAATCTTTGTCGAGAGAGATGCTAGAcaggaatttgaatttttttttcttcgaGAAAAAATTAGtgagtttttttatttgaattatatatatatctatacatATATTAAAAGCTGGAGATAAATTGCTGATGTgtcttatttttatatttgttttaatctatttaatttaataagtttatATACTTCAACatctatttaatttaataattttatatactTCAAGTGTGCTTCACGTCCTTCTATTACCCAAAAACTCTACAAAAGTCATTCCATCAGTCATTTTAGTTTGTATATTATTTTGGTTTAgcttattattaaaaatataattactcAAGTCATTTAATAGGATAAGAGTTGTAATTTAATAGGATAATAGTTGTATATTatctttgtttcttttaataGGATAAGAGttgtatattttaaatttagttTTCAAGTTATAATTTAATCGAATAAGAGTtgtatattataatttaatttaataggaTAAGAGTTGTATATTATCTTCGGTtttatgatataataaaaaattaattatattatctttgatttttttttgaatcaagaGTTATTACTTCTGTAAAAAACTTATCTAGCATTTTTATTTGAATCAAACTCAAAGACCATTCACCAAAAAGGGATAAGTACAACCTCAACTATATATAATCTTATAATCATCTATCAAAGTTTACATTCTCTTTATTTTTACGAGTTGTAAAACATGTCTTCCATATATGACTACATTGAAGAAATTAGTGCTACAAAGCGCCATTGGAAAATTCCTGGGAAAATTATAGCAAGAATTATCAGGTTATGGAAAATTCTTCACAAGTCGAAGAAGGACACAATAAGTGGTATCGGTATGGTGTTATTAGATGAAAAtgtacttatatatatatatatatatatatatattaaaacagtaacgatgaagcTGAGGTGTCGCTCGTGTCGCTCTCTCATTTTTTAcggattaaaaatatttttatttatttttttcttccgTTTTTGCTATTTTCTTTTCCAAAATTTCTTGGCTGAAATTAAACTTTCTATTATTTCTCAAAGActtattagataaaaaaattcaaacattAAAAGAATGCttataacatatatttgaaaatatatatatattaaaacagtaacgatgaagcTGAGGTGTCGCTCTCTCATTTTttacttattaaaaatatttttatttatttttttcttccgTTTTTGCTATTTTCTTTTCCAAAATTTCTTGGCTGAAATTCAACTTTCTATTATTTCTCAAAGActtattagataaaaaaattcaaacattAAAAGAATGCttataacatatatttgaaaatatatatatatcaaaacagtaacgatgaagcTGAGGTGTCGCTCTCTCATTTTttacttattaaaaatatttttatttatttttttcttccgTTTTTGCTATTTTCTTTTCCAAAATTTCTTGGCTGAAATTCAACTTTCTATTATTTCTCAAAGActtattagataaaaaaattcaaacattAAAAGAATGCttataacatatatttgaaaaaatatatatatatatatattaaaacagtaacgatgaagcTGAGGTGTCGCTCTCTCATTTTttacttattaaaaatatttttatttatttttttcttccgTTTTTGCTATTTTCTTTTCCAAAATTTCTTGGCTGAAATTCAACTTTCTATTATTTCTCAAAGActtattagataaaaaaattcaaacattAAAAGAATgcttataacatatattttgaATATTTGAATATAATATATCCTTATCAAGtattcaaactaaaaaaaatatattaaacctctATTTTATACACTGGTTAtgtagtttttaattttttttaataatttatagtAAATTATTAGAGTAAAATTAGTTAGATTGTAAATTATGTATAATACATTTGTTGCGtagtaatttaattataattaatatatttaaaaatattatacatACCGTGCATTGTACGGGTGCAAAACTCGTATATATTTAAAAGAACAcaaatttcttattttatactaaatataaaaatttaaatattcaaACATTCTTTTTACTTTCATTAGGATGCAAATTTAAAGTGaataaacatattatatttcaataaaatgtATTTATACCAAACAATGAAAAAGGAttctatttataatttatgtaaataaaGAGGGTTAATTAAAAGTTTTTAGCAATGAATTGAGGGAAAGAATCATAATTTCAAATAATGGCAATTAAATCATTCTTTTTATATTAAATCATTACATTAACATTATTTGAGAACATTAATTGTTCATAAAAATGAATGCCCGTGAACATAATTGGGTATACTACGCGCATGGCCACTTAATATTATGGTTACggaacttttaaaatataacataaaaatcactTGACTTTATACTTCCTAATATTATAGTCACTAACTTTcaattaaaatttcaaaattccagttctacttcctaacaTTATAATCACTAATTTTCaattaaaacttcaaaattCCAGTTAATCActtcaaaataaaaacttccaagaattaaatgaaccatatttatcatgaaaccatattttttttatttttcaaaccttatctctaaccaaacaacacctgaATAACCTCAAAGCAAACAAGTCAAAGAATTAAAGtagcttaaaatatcatttccatTAGTCTTACAGTGAAGAATTACATGTTATTAGAGTAGTAAGGTTAACTAACTTTTATGTTAagaagtgtaaaattaaatgattttgatagttcgTTTTAAAGTTTAATAACCATAATTGGCATTCTAGTAATAAATTGAAAATGGTTATCTTAGTACTTTGATAAAACTACAATTATTAAATGGTTATTGGATTACCAAGCTGAAGTTTTCCCACATATTATTACTTAACACGTGTAACACTTTTAGTTTTTCTGATTGTATAAATACCCATCTTTCTTCCATTGATTCTGCAGTTGAGGAATGAGTACGGTATTCAACTTCATCATCACTATTATCAACTTCAAGTGGACTGTCCCTGCTATACAAAGCAGTAGAGTTGGAATTCTTGCTATTAGAGGGGTTTTTATTTCCTTTGAACCAGTCAGGAAATCCATGGATTAAGAAACATTCATCCTTAGTATGTCTATTTCTTTTGCAGTGAGTGCAGAACTTCTCAGAAATGTAGAATTTTTCTGGATCCTAATTGAAAGAGTAAtcaatttctaaaataaaatggaaTAGTTTGCCTGTGATGACAAAAGGAGAGGATACCTGAACTGAAACTAAATTATACTCTCTATATATACACTTGAACAGAATTAACTGCCCCGATTATGTACAAGATAAGATTACAACATATACATAATAATTCAGAATGAAGGTAATTACAAGATTTTGGAGGCATCAGACAAATGGATACTCTGATTAATGACGACTGGGAGTCCAGAAGTAGCATCCAGATCAACAATGGCTGAATCACCAAACTTCAATCCTCCACTAAGTATGGCTTCACTTACTGGATTTTCAATTATTTGAGTAATAGCTCTTCGAAGAGGTCGAGCACCATATATCTGATCATAACCTTGTTTGCATACAAGATCCTTTATTGTATCTGATACTTCCAACCTTATCCCAAGACACCCCAACCTTGTTTTCACCTCTTCCAGCATTAGATTTACAATTTCAAGCATCTGAAAATCAACAACATATCATGTCAAATAACTCTCCTGACTTCTCCACTCCCTCCTAAAGTAAATATTGATGAGCTTTGTTGACCAATAAAATCAGGATAAGGTCCAAATTTGCTTTTAACGTTTTAAAGTTTCTAATTTGGAGTAATTTTAGTCTCAGATAACGGTGCACGGAACAATTTTGAGCAGGTAATAAAACCCATAAAATGGAACTCTTATAGGGACCCAATGGCGGAGGTAGGGGACACGGGTGCCAATGCATTCGGCTGTCGGGAACCACCCCTTATAGGGGTGGTTAAGGATGCTTCTGCCCCTACCCACCTTCCATTTTCATCTATGGAGAGTTGATTGCATCCCATCAAATATAGGTTgtgtatctttttctttttgtctcAACCCTTAGGGACAAAAAGATTTGGGGTAAGTTGTAAACTATCTTGCACGGACACGGATATGAAATGGACACCGAAAAACGTTATTTCTAGAACATAAATTTCATGAAATGGCCTTCAAACGAAAACAAACACAGACACGAAACGTAGAAACGCTACTAAAGAGGAGTGTTCGTGCAACATAGGTTATAAATTTAACCCTATGGTTTTCTGGGAGACCGAATTTGGCCCCTACATACAAACCAGTGCAATCTTAAGCCTAACATCTATCGGATGGTGCAATTTAAAGCCTTATTGGGTGGCCAAAAGGCTATTGGTTGGCAGTCACATGAAAATTTGTTCTCCCCCAATAATCATATGGCTAAATTTGTAACTTATCACCAAATTAATTAAGCCCAACCCAAATGGACTGGGTTTATTTTTTGCTCTCCTAGCAATCCCAGCAATCAAAGGCTAATTAATTTCATCACTGTCTGGGTACAAATTGCTACACATTGGAAACATTGAGGACAAATTATATTATTTCTCACGCTATAGGTATATCTGCACTTCCCAAAAAAGTTGGGGGTAAATTTATATCTTATCCCAATAAAAATCGAATTTTGGGTTCACATACCTGAGCCTTCTCGAGGGGGCGGAATACCACAACTTCATCTATCCTGTTCAGTAACTCTGGACGAAAATATGCCTTGAGTTCTTCCATTACCAACGCCTTTATCCCAGCATATGAGCTTGTCTCATTATCTGTAATCATGAAACCAATGGACATGCGTCCACCTTTTGCAATGGCAGTTGAGCCTACATTTGAAGTCATTACCACCAGCGCATTTTTAAATGATACTCTCCGTCCCTGCCAAATCCGGTCTTTTAAGAATAAGAAACTGGCTTTTTCTTTTTGGCTGGTCAAATTTAACAATTGGAACAAACATGATGTTATGATAACTACAAACCTGAGAATCTGTAACATGGCCATCTTCAAACAACTGAAGGAGGATATTGAATACGTCTGGGTGAGCTTTCTCTATTTCATCAAGCAACAGTAATGTGAAAGGTCGTCTTCTAATAGCCTCAGTTAAAGTGCCTCCCTCACCATAACCAACATAACCTGGGGGTGCTCCTATTAATTTGCTCACACTGTGTCGCTCCATGTATTCACTCATGTCTAATCTCAGCATCGCCGACTCCTACAACAAATATTTCAAGCAAGGAGATGGAGAGAATCACAAGCTTGAAATGTTTTATCTTTATAGTTTGATTTATGCAAAACATTGCTGAATAATTATGAAGTAAGAAGCCTCACTGATCCAAAGTAGCATGCTGCCAGAGCTTTTGCTAGTTCTGTCTTGCCAACCCCAGTGGGGCCACAGAACATCATTGCTGCTATGGGCCTATCTGGATCATTCAAGCCAACCCGAGATCTTTTGACTGCTCGAGATATTGCAACAACAGCCTCTTCTTGACCAATGACCCGTTTTCGGAGCTCATTATCAAGACCAACCAGAAACACTTTTTCATCAGCAGTGAGCTGCTGCACTGGGATTCCTGACCATAGTGAAGCCACTGCAGCAATATCATCAGGCCCCACAACTGATGGTCTGCAAATCGCAGCCAGAAATTCAGTTTAAATAGTACTGAGACCAGAGAAACACAGTCCCTTTATCCCATTAAACATTTAGAATTAAAAGATCATACTCATCGTTATCTGGAGTGACAGGCACAGGAGGCTCCAAAATGATTTCCCCGGAAGCATCTTTGCTGGAAACAATCTCATCGTCTGTAATTCTACTTCCCAGGACCTGCTTGAATTGGAAATTGACATAGAAATTGCAAATCAACAATATTATTAACAGAATAATGGATATACGCAACTGTCGAGAAAAAATAATAGGAGTACCACATCATGCATGGCATGAACAGTTCTAATTTCTTGCCAATAGTCATCTGGTGACTTCGAAAGTATACCAGTCTGCTGTTCTTTCTTCCGCCTGTAGGCCTCGATTCTAGCTCTACTGCCTGCCTCATCAATAAGATCAATAGCTTTATCTGGAAGGTAGCGATCAGCAATATATCTTTCTGACAGATATACAGCAGCATTTATGGCTTCCAATGTGAATCTGCACTTGTGATGTGCCTCATATTTCTGACGTAGACccaataatattttaattgcatCCTCCTGCATATATGATGCATATTCAATTGACAAATACAGAATGAATTGCTTTGTACAAGTGAAACTAGATGAATCTGCAAATTTGCAACGTACCTGGCTTGGCTCATTAATTGACACAGGCTGGAATCTTCGCGCTAATGCTTTATCGGTTTCAAAATGCATCCTGTATTCATCTACTGTGGTGGACGCAATGCACTGTAAGAGATGAGATGCACTGTTAAACATGGTAAATTCATACAAATATAGCAATCACATTTCAGTTTGCCGTCTCATAAGGAAATCTCAATCAGCATTTACTAGAAGAGTAAAATTCTTAACACCCATGTTATCTTTGAGATGAATAACTAATATATGACATATGTTGTGCCAAGTGAGCTGGCAACAGGAGAAGATGGTGATACAATGTGGATGAGTTGCTGTAATCAGAAAGCCAGCTGCTGAAATAGTTAAGGCACGTGATAGAGAAACAGAAAGAACTGCAAGTGATAGCGAAGCTAAATAAGTCGGGATGCAAGTGAAAGGTTTACTTGAAGTTGATTTTGCACATGTGATAATGGCTGAGCTAAGCAGGCTGTAGGTTCAGGTGAAGTCATAGAGCGGTTAGTAAATAAAGATTGTATAGCTCTAGATGATTGCATTAGCATATAACACACGATTCGCTGTATTGCAAAAGCTATAGAAGgataaatacaatttcattcactctctctctctctctcttctctcacTATTCTTCCTTCTCAAACCTACCTACTCTGTCTAAACATCTACTCTGTTCTCTacctttcttttattttctttatcttcAATTCTTTAAAGATCTAGAGCTCCAATCATCTTCTGCAGTATCAGATATGGGTACTCAAAATCTCATTGACTCAGGTTACAATGACATGGTACTACTACTGAAGCAGTTAGCACTTAGATTATTGGCACTCTGGTATTATCTTGGGGACAATTTAGTGCAGAAACTGGAGGAAAAGGTAGACTAACAATGGAAGATAACTCGCAACCGTAGACGAGCAGCTGATATTGATGGATGCAAGGTTAGAAGAGGTCAAAGCTACTTCCAAGAAATGGAAGAATTTCAATTGGGTATGGCACAAATGCTTATGAATTCCATCAAAGAATTACAATCGAAGAACTCCAACTGTGAAAAGCAGCAAGAACAGTTCTAGTGCTTGAGTTCATTCTAACCAGGTATGAGGTACTCTTCCTGATCCTAGGGtaagagaaaaaggaaaatgaAGTCAGGGATGTGTTACTAAGGATGAGTCATTTGTGAAAATCCATAAAATGCTCTCTCTGccaaaaatctaataaatttatCCAGTGTTGTGAAAGACTTGAAGGTTGCTAGCCAAGGCTAAGCACTAGCACCTCACAACGCCCTGGGCAAGGCACCTTGAACAAGGCGCTGCCTAGGCAAGTGCTTTAGTCCAAGTACTAGGAAAAAAAGTGATGCCTTGGATATACTGAcctttttgaaaattttcaaatgCTATTTCAAAAAGGAAGCATCAATAAGTGCAAGGGTTCTGGAGAGAGAAGGTACAATTTAAGGTAACGAACTTAAGGCTCGTTTTTTACATATGAGATATTATTGATCCTATATCTATAGGTACATACATTTTGCAACTGAGTATTTGGTTAGTGAAATAGGAGCTAATATTGACCATGGAAGAAGTTCTGAAGATGCTATTTGAAAAGGGTTCAAGCTTTAATTAGTTCTAGGCAAGAATTGCGCAATATTTTGAATGATATATATTGAAGAAGAGATTGAGGGTTAAAAATCTCGCGATAGGAGAAATGATAAAGTAAATGATAAGGATGATGGTGTCATACAGTTGATTATAAGTAGAACCTACATTCTAAAATAGAAGGACTTGCTTGCAAAATTTGAGAAGTTTGATGTTTTTTGTGGCCTTCTGCTTTTTAGTGGTCTTCCATATTTTGATAATTACAATTTATATGATTCTATGTTCATTTTATGAAATTTAAATACTATTATTTGTACATGTTTTTACCTTCTTTCTATTAAGTAGCCCTCACTTTGCTCAATATTCAAGAGTGGCTCGGCCTAGTGCCGCAGGCAATGTAAGGTTTTATCTTCTAAAAGCACCTAGCACTTTCAATGAAACTGGAGTTATCATGTCCCTAACTCCAAAGACTAAAATAGCCACATCtatttcttctatttctttttcttttttcttttttcttttttccttttttttttagttgGGGGGAGTTGATGACTTGTTCCAGAGATGGTTAGTGAATCAAAAAGATGTTTCTTAGGATTTGATGATGATTTCAATACAAGGTTTGTGGAATTAGGGatttttgttttcctttgaGCTTTTTAGCACATTAAACTTCTTTAACTACTAATCAGAAATAACCGCACCATAGTAAAACATCTCGCACAGCATTCAATCATGTAATATAAATGTCAAATACCATATCTGGACATTACGTTTCAATCAACAGGTTAATATAAAAGCAAAGCATAGTGACCTGTATTTCACCCCTCCCAAGAGATGGCTTCAGTAAATTAGCAATGTCAAGGCCAGATCCCTTGCTTCCCCGTCCAACAGTGCCGGTTCCAACAATAGTATGGACttcatcaataaaaataattatattaccTACAAGGAAAACACATCATTAGTAGGCAAGAATTCCAAATGAAGCCaaaattgctttttttttttttaatgaattccAGATAAATCTACCTTCTTTCactatttcttttatcaatGAAGTAACACGTGCCTCCAATTCTCCCCTTTCCTTTGCACCAGCAATTAGTAATCCCATATCCAAGGACATCACACGTTTTGCCTGTGGGTAGAATGACAAGCTAATAAACACTTTTAAAACTAAATATCCTTGAGGTGAACacccaaaaacagaagaaaacaTGTGGATGACACTGAACACTAATATTTGAAGATAGCTATAAGATACATACTAGGAGAAAAACAGGAATATCGGCCTGTGCAATACGAGTCGCCAGTCCTTCAGCAATGGCTGTTTTTCCAACTCCACTTTCACCAAGAAGAATGGGATTGTTTTTAGTTCTGCGGCAAAGTATTTGAATTATTCTTTCAATCTCAGTATCTCGCCCAATAACAGGGTCAATCAGTCCTTCACTGGCACGGGCAGTAAGATCCACACAGAATTGAGCCAGAGCACTTTTCTCTATCAAATGCAGGTGAATT
The DNA window shown above is from Euphorbia lathyris chromosome 1, ddEupLath1.1, whole genome shotgun sequence and carries:
- the LOC136227332 gene encoding chaperone protein ClpD, chloroplastic isoform X1, which codes for MEVLSSSPLSVHLRCDLGQFYSPSSNKFNPLLNLNSTSSSISSSCSSCFGMSISHTHHAHIPISFKCSRSRRKRKILPISAVFERFTERAIKVVIFSQREARALGKDMVFTQHLLLGLIGEDRDPNGFLGSGIKIDEAREVVRNLWKSDTDADGTSASTSSSGKIERTSSSSSTDVPFSVSTKRVFEAAVEYSRTMGYNFIAPEHIAIGLFTVDDGSASRVLKRLGANLDHLAEAAITRLQGELAREGGEPTSQAKGARNKYSLKKTGASRSSERTREKSALAQFCVDLTARASEGLIDPVIGRDTEIERIIQILCRRTKNNPILLGESGVGKTAIAEGLATRIAQADIPVFLLAKRVMSLDMGLLIAGAKERGELEARVTSLIKEIVKEGNIIIFIDEVHTIVGTGTVGRGSKGSGLDIANLLKPSLGRGEIQCIASTTVDEYRMHFETDKALARRFQPVSINEPSQEDAIKILLGLRQKYEAHHKCRFTLEAINAAVYLSERYIADRYLPDKAIDLIDEAGSRARIEAYRRKKEQQTGILSKSPDDYWQEIRTVHAMHDVQVLGSRITDDEIVSSKDASGEIILEPPVPVTPDNDEPSVVGPDDIAAVASLWSGIPVQQLTADEKVFLVGLDNELRKRVIGQEEAVVAISRAVKRSRVGLNDPDRPIAAMMFCGPTGVGKTELAKALAACYFGSESAMLRLDMSEYMERHSVSKLIGAPPGYVGYGEGGTLTEAIRRRPFTLLLLDEIEKAHPDVFNILLQLFEDGHVTDSQGRRVSFKNALVVMTSNVGSTAIAKGGRMSIGFMITDNETSSYAGIKALVMEELKAYFRPELLNRIDEVVVFRPLEKAQMLEIVNLMLEEVKTRLGCLGIRLEVSDTIKDLVCKQGYDQIYGARPLRRAITQIIENPVSEAILSGGLKFGDSAIVDLDATSGLPVVINQSIHLSDASKIL
- the LOC136227332 gene encoding chaperone protein ClpD, chloroplastic isoform X2, yielding MEVLSSSPLSVHLRCDLGQFYSPSSNKFNPLLNLNSTSSSISSSCSSCFGMSISHTHHAHIPISFKCSRSRRKRKILPISAVFERFTERAIKVVIFSQREARALGKDMVFTQHLLLGLIGEDRDPNGFLGSGIKIDEAREVVRNLWKSDTDADGTSASTSSSGKIERTSSSSSTDVPFSVSTKRVFEAAVEYSRTMGYNFIAPEHIAIGLFTVDDGSASRVLKRLGANLDHLAEAAITRLQGELAREGGEPTSQAKGARNKYSLKKTGASRSSERTREKSALAQFCVDLTARASEGLIDPVIGRDTEIERIIQILCRRTKNNPILLGESGVGKTAIAEGLATRIAQADIPVFLLAKRVMSLDMGLLIAGAKERGELEARVTSLIKEIVKEGNIIIFIDEVHTIVGTGTVGRGSKGSGLDIANLLKPSLGRGEIQCIASTTVDEYRMHFETDKALARRFQPVSINEPSQEDAIKILLGLRQKYEAHHKCRFTLEAINAAVYLSERYIADRYLPDKAIDLIDEAGSRARIEAYRRKKEQQTGILSKSPDDYWQEIRTVHAMHDVVLGSRITDDEIVSSKDASGEIILEPPVPVTPDNDEPSVVGPDDIAAVASLWSGIPVQQLTADEKVFLVGLDNELRKRVIGQEEAVVAISRAVKRSRVGLNDPDRPIAAMMFCGPTGVGKTELAKALAACYFGSESAMLRLDMSEYMERHSVSKLIGAPPGYVGYGEGGTLTEAIRRRPFTLLLLDEIEKAHPDVFNILLQLFEDGHVTDSQGRRVSFKNALVVMTSNVGSTAIAKGGRMSIGFMITDNETSSYAGIKALVMEELKAYFRPELLNRIDEVVVFRPLEKAQMLEIVNLMLEEVKTRLGCLGIRLEVSDTIKDLVCKQGYDQIYGARPLRRAITQIIENPVSEAILSGGLKFGDSAIVDLDATSGLPVVINQSIHLSDASKIL